The genomic interval TTTTTTTACAATATCAAACATAGAGTTTTTCGACAAATTTATCACCTACAAGCTAAATCTCTTAAATATTCTACACCATAATAAGTAATTTAGCAAATTAAAGTGCACCATTTCTTCTATGTCTATTATGTCTAAAACACGATTTGTATATCCGAGGATGACAAGAGCGATTCGCACCTATTCTCTTCACAAAAATGGACAGATAGATATTCTATCTGTCCACATACTTCGATTAACCTAACTTAACTTTTTCTACCGCTGAAATATGACGACTTATTCCTAAATCTTCTTTACTCATTCCCATTGCAAGTCCGATCAACTGAGGCAGATGAAGAACTGGAATTTCAGCATTCGATTTCACGGCATCTCTGCCTTCAGGCTGGTACATATCAAGCTGCATCTGACAAAGTGGACATGGCGTCACCATAAGATCAGCACCTGCTTGTGCGGCAGTATCCACAGCCTCACCCGTCACAATCATTACATCTCTCTCTGCTGTAAAGAAGGAGTGAAACCCACAACATTTTAATTTAAAATCAAAATCTACTGGCTCTGCGCCTAAAATCCGAATCACTTTTTCCAAAGACTCTGGATTTTTTCCATCTTCATAATTCATTACTTTATATGGACGAAGTAAATGGCAGCCATAATAACCCGCAACTTTTAAACCTTTTAAAGGCTTCGTAATTTTGCCTTCAAGCAGATTTGGATGTGAAGCAAGTACCCATAATAAGTGTGTTACTTCTGATGTTCCTTTATATTCATAACCAGACTTGGCTAAAATTTGGTTTACTTTTTCTTTTAACTTTGCATCACTGTCTAATTTCATCTTAGCCTGAAGCAATTGCAAGGTACAAGTATTGCAAACTGTCATAATTGGCAATCCCATACTTTCTGCAATTGCCATGTTACGTGCATTAATTGCAAGTAGCGCCAATTCATCTACTCCCTGCGCATGTGATGCGCCGCAGCATGTCCAATTCGGAATCTCTACCAATTCAAGATCAAGGGCAGGTGCTACTTTTTTTAATGCCATATAAGACTCTTTGGCAGCACCTTCTAATACACAGCCTGGAAATAATGCATATTTCATTATTTTTCCTCCTTCGCATTCTTCAGAATGTCACGTATTTTATTGATTTCTGGATTCACTGGAATTTTTTCAAATGGATCTAATTTTCCAGTTTTCATCAATCGAATTGCAAAAGGAGCACGGAGTGAAGCGGAAATCAGACCTTCTGACTGAATAGAAAGTTTAGATTCATCCAATCGTCCAGTATTATAAATATCATCATAAAGAGCTTTTGCATGATTTGGCCCAACGCCACTTGAAAGCCCCAGTCTAAACGTTGCTTCACGCAATTTTTCAATTGCTTCAGCAGGTTTTAAACCCTTTGGACATTTGGCAGTACATTCTTGGCAATTCATGCATTTCCACAAACCATGATCTATTACAGCCTGCAAATGTTCTTTAGGATCCTGACTTCGAGAATCCTCTACCAATTTTGCAGCTTTTACAAAGGTAAAAGGATCTAAGAAATCTTTTTCATTTACTGCACTTTTATTGCATTCGGACACACAAGCACCACATAATATACAGCTTGCATATTCATCATATTTTTTAAAATCTGAAATGGATTGCTTACATCCCTTTTCTGGACTAAATTCTTTTTTTGGATGCAAAGCTGGCTTTATTTGCTTCATTCTATCAAATTTAGGATCCCAATCCACAATTAAATCTCGAATTACTTTGAAATTTCCCAATGGTTCTATTGTAAGTGTTTCTGTTTTATAACGTTTTACCAAACTATCTAATAGTGTCTCACAAGCAAGCTCGGCATTCCCATTAACTCTGACAGCACATGCGCCGCAGATACTAGAGCGACATGAAGCAGTAAAGGAAAGGGTAGGATCTTGTTTCGCCTTTATTTCATTTAATGCTTCTAGAACTGTCATTCCCGTTTTCAATTCAACTTGATAATCTTGTACCCATTTTTTATCATCCAACATACGATGAATTTTTAATGTAATCGCCATGCTTAATACTTCCTTTCTGCCGGTTTAAATTTCGTAATAACAACGTCACGATATTCCGTTTTGAATGTATCGCCAACTTTGCTAATAATTGTATGCTTTAAGAAGTTTTTGTCATCGCGCTTAGGGAAATCTTTACGGGAATGCCCACCACGGCTTTCTTTACGTGCAATCGCACCCATAACAATCGCTTTAGAAACCAATAATAAATTCCCTAATTCAACATAATTCATGAATGCAGTATTATAAGAACGGCTAGCGTCTCCAACATAACAATTTTGATATTCTTTTATTAATAGATCAATCTCTTTTAAGCCTTCTTGCAGCTGATTTTCCTCACGATAAACACCGGCTTTAAACCACATCGTAGAGGCCATTTTATCACGAAGCTCTACAACTTTTGCTCCCGAAGTTCTTGCCGTAACTTCTTCAAAAGTTTTGTTCCATTTTGTCAACGCAGCATCCAAAGTTTCTTTGTCGCCAATATAACCAGTTTTTTTCGCATGTTCTGAAGCACCGTTGCCTGCAGTTTTTCCAAACAAGAGAACTTCACTCAATGAGTTTGCACCCAAACGATTTGCTCCATGTACAGATACACAAGAACATTCACCAGCTGCAAAAACACCTGGCACTTTAGTCGCACAGGTTTTATAATCAATTACATCTATACCACCCATCGAATAATGACAAGAACAGCGAATCGGTACTGGTTTTTCCGTAATGTCGACACCTTCAAAACGTAAAGCCAAATCATAAACTTGTCCTAAACGTTCTTTAATAATGTCCTTTGATATATGTCTAAAGTCCATGTATACAGCAGCATTTAAGCCTTCACCAATCCCACGGCCTTCACTGATTTCACTTTCAATTGCCCGCGCAACGATATCACGTGTTGCAAGCTCCATTTTTGCCGGTGCATATTTTTTCATAAAGCGTTCACCGTCTTTATTGACTAAATAAGCGCCTTCGGCACGGCTTGATTCAGATAATAAAACCCCATTAATCGCAAGACCCGTTGGATGGAATTGTACCATTTCTGGGTCTTTAAAAGGAATACCGATGTTTAGGCATGCAGCAATTCCATCACCAGTTGAACTATATGGATTGGTCGTACGAATCCAATAAGCACGTCCATAACCGCCAGTTGCTATGATAACAGTTTTAGCTGGTACAGAAATCATATTACCGCTTCGCATATCTACGGCAATCACACCGCTCAATTTTTCATCCTTTACCACAACTTCAAGCATCTGACACTCAGAAATAAATTCAATATTTTGCGCTAAACATTGTTCGAATAATGTATGTACTGTAGCTAATCCGGATTTATCTGCATAGTAAGAAGCGCGTGCATGTGAACTCCCCCCCATTTTACGTTGGTGGAAAGAGCCATCTTCTTGACGATGAAATGGATAACCATAGTAATCCATTTCATAAATTATTTTTCCAGCATTTTCAGCAAAATACTCAATCGCATCTTGATCGCATAGATAATCTCCGCCTTTTACTGTATCAAAAGCATGTGCTTCAGGCGTGTCTTCCGAATCCGTAACCCCAGTGCAGCCATTCATGCCCCCCTGCGCCATTGTCGTTGCGGAACGAGTTGGAACTAATTTTGTCATAACTGCAATTTTAAGTTTCTTGTCCTTGGCAGCTTCTAATGCTGCTCTCATACCAGCACCACCGCTACCAATAATAAGTACATCATATAATGCAGTACCACTTTGCACGGACACAGGTATATTATTACCCTTCCATTCAAAATACGTGCCGGCTGCCACTGCTGCTCCTACAGCTACACCAGCTTTGATAAAGGTACGTCGTGATATCTCTTTCGCCATAAATAGCACCCCCAAAATATTAAATAAAAACACTGACAAAACACATAAATTTAAGATGAACCGATAATGTTTTCACTCTTTCGAATATTCAAATTTTATTTTTCATTTACCCTTGTAAATATTAGTAAAAATTAATTTCTGCATATTCATTCTTTATATATTTCAAATAGTACATAAAAACACGATCTTTCTACTAAAATTTATGCGATTAGACAATCTACATACTATCATTATTCATTCAGTCATACAAGGCAACCTCTTATATTTAAAATTTATACATACTATAATAAAATACTATAATAAATATCATTTATACTTGATTGGCAACAAGCTCTCATTATTGTAAAAACACTCCATTATCTGCATAAAAAAAATAAGGATCACGAAATCCACTGAAATCGTCTCCTTATTTTTCTGGCACTGCAGGCCTAGTTTGAATAATTTCTTTCGTTAAATCAATAAATGCAACTGCGGCTTTTGATAACTGCGCTTCTTTTTTATATGCAGTTATCAAAACTCTCGGAGGTACAGACTCTGCCAAAGAAAAATAATATGGATTATGCTCCAATTTATTATATAAAGCCAAAGTATCCGTAACTAAAGTTGCACCAACACCTCCAGCAACCAATGCTTGTGCAGAAATTAAACTATGTGACTCCAATATGATTTTGGGTTCAAAATCTGCACGTTTACAAAGCTCAAAAAATATTTCACGCATTTTTCTACGATTTTTCATTACGACAAAAGGTTCATTTTTTAATTTTGAAAACTCAATAGGCGGGAACGGTAATGTTTGCGGCAAATTTACCGAGGCTATGCTAATTGGATGTTTTGATGGTAATGCAACCAAAATTTCTTCATCAACAATTTTAACATATTCCAGCCCTTCATATAATAAAGGCAAATATACAAAAGAAAAATCGGTAGCACCACTTAATGCATACTCTTGTAATTCGACAGTATTCCCTTCTACCAGCGAAATATCAATTCCGGGGAATCGTTCACAAAAAACAGGCAAGACACGTGACAATAAATACGATGTCCGAGAATGTGAACTTCCTATCACCAAATGACCTCTTCTTAATTCAGACATATCTTCAATCTGCTGCACAAATTCCTTTTTAATGTCTTGAATTCGTTTAGCTTCATTAATATATAATGCGCCTGCATACGTCAACGTCAATGGATTCGTTCGTCGATCAAATAATTCGATGCCCAATTCTGCTTCAATTTTTTTTATGCACTGACTTAAAGAAGGCTGCGTTACATAGAGCTTTTTCGCAGCCTGAGAAAAACTTCTTTCCTCGGCAACTTTTAAAATATAATTAATATCACGTTCATCAAGCATTGTAGAGCATCTCCTAAAAAAAACAATTACGTACTATTATATACAAGACTTACCAAAAATACAAGAGAACAACTCCACTACAACTGCTAGACAAGCGCCGACCTTCTTATCCTTATATTCGCAACACATATTTCTGGTGCATGAAATATTGTATTGCACAAAACAATAATGGTACACCAATTACATACACGCTCTTCCAACCCAATGATACGAAAATCACACTACAAAAAATTGTAGAGATTACAGCCAAATAACGCTTACCTCCACTGAGCAATACAATTCCGGCGATAGAAGCAAGCAAATAAATCGCAATAAAAACACTATTGGCATAAAAAATCAACTGTTCTAAATTAATATCTAAAATGTATTTCATTACAATGGTTAAAATAGATAGACCATAACAAGCAAGTAATGCATGTACAGGCATACCATTTTTATTCTTAGTACGAAAAGTTTTACTTAGATCTCCAGTGATACTCATAGCATAAATCATCTTTGCAAAACTAACCAAATAAAGATTCGCTGCTGCAAGTGCAGTAAAAAATGCCATAATCGCAACAAAGATCTTTCCAGATTCACCGATCAAGATACTAAATAAAGCAACAATATAATTTGCATTTAATGCTTCACTTCCATAAGTATGGAATTTCAAAACGATCAGACTTAATAAAATACAAATACTTCCTACAATACATAAACTTATTAATATTGTAATTGGGAAATCACGCTCAACGGATTTAAAATCACTCGCGATATGAACAACGGCCTCAATTCCAACAAAGCACCAAAAAATAAGTGAGATCGTTGTTTTTAATACAGAAATATCACTAAAGTTCAAATGCACTGCTACACCTGCTATAAGATTTACTTTTGCAGCCGCCAAGAAAATTAAAGTCATTAGAATTCCTACAACAAGAACAGAGATAAAAGTCTGCATTTTACTTGCAAATTCTAACCCGTATAAATTTATACAAAACAAACCAATTAGCATCACGATACAAATGAAAAAAACTTGCCACTGATCTGCCCCCCAGATTGCCCCTATATAATTTGCCCCTGTAATAACAATAATGGGCGGGCAGATCGGTAATGCAGATAAATAAAGCCAAGAGGTAAACTTGCCAAATTTTTCACCAAATGACTTCTTTATAAAGTAAGCAGTGCCACCTTCATTTGGATACTTTACGCCCAAACTACTGAAGGTAAACGCAACTGGTATCACACATAAAATCGTAAGCAACCACGCTATAACAGATTTTTCTCCAGCAAGATCAGCAGCCATTGCCGGAATGACAAAAATACTAGATCCAAGTAAAGTAGATACTAAAACTCCAACCCCCTGATATACATTTAAGCTTTTAATTCTTTTTTGCATAAAAATAACCTCATTCCAAAACCTTATCACATTAATTTATTTTGAATTTAATTTAATTACCCTTAATTATTATGGTATGGTTATTATATGCTTTTTGTATACAAAATTCAATACACATTTATAATTATATTCATTATTTTATCGAAAAATAGAAAAATACAGAGCTAATTACAGACTCTGTATTTCAAATCATAAGTATTATATTGTTTTACCTTTAATATATAAATAATTTCATTCACAAAAATACCGCATGCTTGTTTTTTTCCATTCTTTCACACTATACAGCATAACTTTTTCAGTTATATTGGTTTGCTGCGTAATCTCACCGGCAATTTTTTCACATTCTTCGCGACTATGTCCATGGATCATTGTATATACATTGTACGGCCATTCTGGAGCGGTATTACGATCATAACAATGCGACACCGCTGAATTCTCTGCCATTAAAGTTGCGATTTCTTCTAAACGTTCTTCAGGCACGCTCCATGCACATAAAGCATTTGCGGCATAACCGACTTCACGATGCCGAAGTACTGCTCCCATTTTACGAATTTGACCTGCTTGTTTATATTTTTTTAAACGTTCTATCAACTCATCTTGGGTAATACCGATTTGATCAGCTAATACTTTATAAGGTTCCGACACCAACGGAAACTCATCTTGCATTACTCTAATTATTTTTTTATCTAATGCATCCACTACTCTCACCTACTTCAAAGTAAACTGAACGCTAACTTTATACTTATGATTAGCCTTCAAATTCAATAAATTTTCAACACCAGGTAACGCACGAACCTCAGCTAAAATTTTATCCTGTGTTTCTAAATCGGGCGTGAGCAATGTAAACCATAGATTGAAATCGCCCTCACGTTCATAATTATGTGTCACGCCAGGATATTGATTAATCGCAAGTGCAACACTTTCCATATACCCCTCGGTTATTTTCGTTGCAATCAAGGTTCCAGCATACCCTAGTTTAATTGAATCAAAAAATGGACCGATCTTTCTCAAATAGCCTTGTTCTTTTAGCATCTTTAAACGATTTATAACAGTTGTCTCATCCGTTCCTAAAATTTCTGCTAAATCTGCAAAGGGTCGTTGACTAATTGGAAGTTTTGTTTGTAGAATATTTAACAAGTCTTTATCAAAATCTGTTAACATTATGTCGCTCCTTTTCTTCATTTACGACAACCTATCATAAGAATTCTTTACATAAATAAGAGACAGTCATAACTGTCTCTTATTTCCCTATGTCTATTCTACCAAAACACCGCCAATAACGTCAAGTAAAAATGAACGCCCTTCACTTTTTAATGATGAATAAGGTAATACATCTAACTCCGGCACACCCAGGCACTTCTTAATTTGTGCAATATTTTTTTGCACTTGATTTTTACTTAATTTATCCGATTTAGTTGCAATAATCAATACCGGCAGTTGATGCTTTACCAGCCAGCGGAACATATCAATATCGCTTTCCATCGGCGCATGCCGGATATCGATTAACTGGCAAACAAACTGTAACTGCTCTGATTTTATTAAGTACTCATCGATAAATTTAGCCCAACGGATTCGATTCTCTTTTCCGGTTTTCGCATATCCATACCCGGGCAAATCAACTAAATAAAAATCTCTACGTTCTTCTTCCTTTGATAATTTTGCACTCAATTCATAATAGTTAATCGTTTGCGTTTTACCCGGAGTCCCACTGACTCTGGCTAAACCACCAACACGACTCAAAGAATTAATCAACGAAGATTTTCCAACATTAGATCTTCCAATAAATACAATCTCTTTTAATTTTCGTTCAGGATATTGATCCGCTCGTACGGCAGATGCAATATATTTTGCCTGTGTAATGATAACTTCTTCATTCATCTTCCTTCACCAATGCGCATTCCAAAACTTCATCCATATGATCCACTAATATAAATTCCAAATTACGTTTCACATTTGCCGGTATCTCATCCATATCACGTTTGTTTTCTTTTGGCAAAATAATTGTTTTGATTCCCATACGATGTGCAGCTAACACTTTTTCTTTCAACCCACCAATTGGCAATACTCTGCCGCGTAAAGTAATTTCTCCTGTCATCGCAACATCACTGCGCACTTTCCTACCAGTCAATGCTGATACGACAGCTGTCGCCATTGTAATCCCCGCTGATGGGCCATCTTTAGGAATCGCACCTTCTGGCAAATGAATGTGAATATCCTGATTTTCATAAAAATCACTTTCAATGTTTAGTTCCTCTGCCCGGCTTCTAATATAACTCATGCCGGCTTGCGCAGACTCACGCATGACGTCACCCAATTGACCAGTTAAAATCAATTTCCCTTTACCTTTTAAAACTGTAACTTCGGTCGGCAATACATCCCCGCCAACTTCCGTCCAGGCAAGCCCCGTACTTACACCTACCTGATGCTCTTCCTCAGCTTTACGATGCGTAAACTTTGCAGCACCAAGAAAAGTATGCAAATTCTGCGCCGTAACTTTTACAGTCTTTTTATCTTTTTGAACAATTTGGCGTGCTACTTTGCGGCATACAGTGGCAATTGTACGTTCTAAACTACGAACCCCCGCTTCACGCGTATATTCAGAAATTAATTTTTGAATTGTAGAATCACTAAGCGTTAATTGTTTCTCATTTAAACCATGCTCTTTGCGTTGCTTATCCACTAAATAACGTTTCGCAATTTCGATTTTTTCCTCTTCCGTATAACCAGGAATTTGGATAATCTCCATACGATCACGCAATGGTCTAGGGATATTATGCATACCATTGGCAGTTACAATCCATAAAACTTTAGATAAATCGTAAGGAAGTTCAAGATAATGATCACTAAAACTATTATTTTGCTCCGGATCTAGTACCTCCAGCAAAGCAGCAGAAGGATCTCCTTTAAAATCAGCATTCATTTTATCAATTTCGTCTAATAAGAAAACTGGATTTTTACTCCCCGCTGTTTTCATTCCTTGAACAATCCGCCCAGGCAATGCGCCAACATAGGTTCTGCGATGACCGCGTATTTCCGCCTCATCACGTACTCCCCCCAGAGAAATACGCACAAAATTCCTTTCCATAGCTCTTGCTACCGAACGCGCCAAGGATGTCTTTCCTACGCCGGGAGGTCCCACTAAACAAAGAATAGGTCCTTTTAAATGATTCGCAAGCTTTCTGATCGATAAATATTCTAAAATACGCTCTTTTACCTTTTCCAGACCATAATGGTCAGCATCCAAAATCTCTTCTGCAATACCAATATCAAGTCGATCCTCACTTATTTTTTCCCAAGGTAAAGATAATACCCAATCAATGTACGTACGAATTACGCCCGTTTCAGCCGACATGCTTGACATCTTTTCCAAACGGCTAATTTCTTTCTGCACTTTTTCCTTTACATTTTCCGGATAATGTTCTTCTTCCAAACGCTTTTTATATTCTTCTATTTCACTGGTTTTATCATCTTTCTCCCCAAGCTCTTTTTGAATCGCCTTCAATTGTTCGCGCAAATAGTATTCTTTTTGTGTTTTTTCCATTTGCGTTCTTACTCGGCCACTAATTTTACGTTCAATTTCCAAGATTTCCATCTCACGACTAAGAATTTCACAGACTTTTTCAAGACGATCCTTTACATCAATCGCATCAAGCAAAGCTTGTTTATCTTCTATTTTCAAGGATAAGTGACTGGCGATTAGATCGCATAAACGTCCCGCTTCTTCAATTACCACCACTGAAACCAATGTTTCCGGCGGAATTTTTTTACTTAATTTAACCCATTGCTCAAATTGATTTACCACAGCACGCATCAAAGCTTCGACTTCTAATGAATGATCCGTTTCATCTTCAAATACATCAACGTCAACTTCATAATAGTTGTCATGCTGCTCTATATAGCTTTTAATTTTAGCACGGTTTAATCCTTCTACTAAAACACGAATCGTACCCCCAGGTAACTTCAATAATTGTTTTACCTCAGCTACTGTACCGATTCGAAATATTTCATCTTGCGTTGGATTATCAATTTCTGCATTTTTTTGTGCCGAAAGCATAATCATTCTATCTTGCACCATAGCCTCTTCGAGAGCAGCTACAGATTTTTCACGACCTACATCCAAATGTATAATCATATATGGGAAAACCATAATTCCCCTTAATGGCAATAATGGTATTTTTCGATTTTTAATCATTAAAACGCCTCCTTCTTTTTCTAGTTTCAACTTTAGTCATACTA from Massilibacillus massiliensis carries:
- the ahbA gene encoding siroheme decarboxylase subunit alpha, with the translated sequence MLTDFDKDLLNILQTKLPISQRPFADLAEILGTDETTVINRLKMLKEQGYLRKIGPFFDSIKLGYAGTLIATKITEGYMESVALAINQYPGVTHNYEREGDFNLWFTLLTPDLETQDKILAEVRALPGVENLLNLKANHKYKVSVQFTLK
- a CDS encoding LysR family transcriptional regulator, translated to MLDERDINYILKVAEERSFSQAAKKLYVTQPSLSQCIKKIEAELGIELFDRRTNPLTLTYAGALYINEAKRIQDIKKEFVQQIEDMSELRRGHLVIGSSHSRTSYLLSRVLPVFCERFPGIDISLVEGNTVELQEYALSGATDFSFVYLPLLYEGLEYVKIVDEEILVALPSKHPISIASVNLPQTLPFPPIEFSKLKNEPFVVMKNRRKMREIFFELCKRADFEPKIILESHSLISAQALVAGGVGATLVTDTLALYNKLEHNPYYFSLAESVPPRVLITAYKKEAQLSKAAVAFIDLTKEIIQTRPAVPEK
- the yjeH gene encoding L-methionine/branched-chain amino acid transporter — translated: MQKRIKSLNVYQGVGVLVSTLLGSSIFVIPAMAADLAGEKSVIAWLLTILCVIPVAFTFSSLGVKYPNEGGTAYFIKKSFGEKFGKFTSWLYLSALPICPPIIVITGANYIGAIWGADQWQVFFICIVMLIGLFCINLYGLEFASKMQTFISVLVVGILMTLIFLAAAKVNLIAGVAVHLNFSDISVLKTTISLIFWCFVGIEAVVHIASDFKSVERDFPITILISLCIVGSICILLSLIVLKFHTYGSEALNANYIVALFSILIGESGKIFVAIMAFFTALAAANLYLVSFAKMIYAMSITGDLSKTFRTKNKNGMPVHALLACYGLSILTIVMKYILDINLEQLIFYANSVFIAIYLLASIAGIVLLSGGKRYLAVISTIFCSVIFVSLGWKSVYVIGVPLLFCAIQYFMHQKYVLRI
- a CDS encoding succinate dehydrogenase/fumarate reductase iron-sulfur subunit, whose translation is MAITLKIHRMLDDKKWVQDYQVELKTGMTVLEALNEIKAKQDPTLSFTASCRSSICGACAVRVNGNAELACETLLDSLVKRYKTETLTIEPLGNFKVIRDLIVDWDPKFDRMKQIKPALHPKKEFSPEKGCKQSISDFKKYDEYASCILCGACVSECNKSAVNEKDFLDPFTFVKAAKLVEDSRSQDPKEHLQAVIDHGLWKCMNCQECTAKCPKGLKPAEAIEKLREATFRLGLSSGVGPNHAKALYDDIYNTGRLDESKLSIQSEGLISASLRAPFAIRLMKTGKLDPFEKIPVNPEINKIRDILKNAKEEK
- the ahbB gene encoding siroheme decarboxylase subunit beta, which gives rise to MDALDKKIIRVMQDEFPLVSEPYKVLADQIGITQDELIERLKKYKQAGQIRKMGAVLRHREVGYAANALCAWSVPEERLEEIATLMAENSAVSHCYDRNTAPEWPYNVYTMIHGHSREECEKIAGEITQQTNITEKVMLYSVKEWKKTSMRYFCE
- a CDS encoding FAD-binding protein — encoded protein: MAKEISRRTFIKAGVAVGAAVAAGTYFEWKGNNIPVSVQSGTALYDVLIIGSGGAGMRAALEAAKDKKLKIAVMTKLVPTRSATTMAQGGMNGCTGVTDSEDTPEAHAFDTVKGGDYLCDQDAIEYFAENAGKIIYEMDYYGYPFHRQEDGSFHQRKMGGSSHARASYYADKSGLATVHTLFEQCLAQNIEFISECQMLEVVVKDEKLSGVIAVDMRSGNMISVPAKTVIIATGGYGRAYWIRTTNPYSSTGDGIAACLNIGIPFKDPEMVQFHPTGLAINGVLLSESSRAEGAYLVNKDGERFMKKYAPAKMELATRDIVARAIESEISEGRGIGEGLNAAVYMDFRHISKDIIKERLGQVYDLALRFEGVDITEKPVPIRCSCHYSMGGIDVIDYKTCATKVPGVFAAGECSCVSVHGANRLGANSLSEVLLFGKTAGNGASEHAKKTGYIGDKETLDAALTKWNKTFEEVTARTSGAKVVELRDKMASTMWFKAGVYREENQLQEGLKEIDLLIKEYQNCYVGDASRSYNTAFMNYVELGNLLLVSKAIVMGAIARKESRGGHSRKDFPKRDDKNFLKHTIISKVGDTFKTEYRDVVITKFKPAERKY
- a CDS encoding CoB--CoM heterodisulfide reductase iron-sulfur subunit B family protein; the encoded protein is MKYALFPGCVLEGAAKESYMALKKVAPALDLELVEIPNWTCCGASHAQGVDELALLAINARNMAIAESMGLPIMTVCNTCTLQLLQAKMKLDSDAKLKEKVNQILAKSGYEYKGTSEVTHLLWVLASHPNLLEGKITKPLKGLKVAGYYGCHLLRPYKVMNYEDGKNPESLEKVIRILGAEPVDFDFKLKCCGFHSFFTAERDVMIVTGEAVDTAAQAGADLMVTPCPLCQMQLDMYQPEGRDAVKSNAEIPVLHLPQLIGLAMGMSKEDLGISRHISAVEKVKLG
- the yihA gene encoding ribosome biogenesis GTP-binding protein YihA/YsxC, producing MNEEVIITQAKYIASAVRADQYPERKLKEIVFIGRSNVGKSSLINSLSRVGGLARVSGTPGKTQTINYYELSAKLSKEEERRDFYLVDLPGYGYAKTGKENRIRWAKFIDEYLIKSEQLQFVCQLIDIRHAPMESDIDMFRWLVKHQLPVLIIATKSDKLSKNQVQKNIAQIKKCLGVPELDVLPYSSLKSEGRSFLLDVIGGVLVE
- the lon gene encoding endopeptidase La, whose amino-acid sequence is MIKNRKIPLLPLRGIMVFPYMIIHLDVGREKSVAALEEAMVQDRMIMLSAQKNAEIDNPTQDEIFRIGTVAEVKQLLKLPGGTIRVLVEGLNRAKIKSYIEQHDNYYEVDVDVFEDETDHSLEVEALMRAVVNQFEQWVKLSKKIPPETLVSVVVIEEAGRLCDLIASHLSLKIEDKQALLDAIDVKDRLEKVCEILSREMEILEIERKISGRVRTQMEKTQKEYYLREQLKAIQKELGEKDDKTSEIEEYKKRLEEEHYPENVKEKVQKEISRLEKMSSMSAETGVIRTYIDWVLSLPWEKISEDRLDIGIAEEILDADHYGLEKVKERILEYLSIRKLANHLKGPILCLVGPPGVGKTSLARSVARAMERNFVRISLGGVRDEAEIRGHRRTYVGALPGRIVQGMKTAGSKNPVFLLDEIDKMNADFKGDPSAALLEVLDPEQNNSFSDHYLELPYDLSKVLWIVTANGMHNIPRPLRDRMEIIQIPGYTEEEKIEIAKRYLVDKQRKEHGLNEKQLTLSDSTIQKLISEYTREAGVRSLERTIATVCRKVARQIVQKDKKTVKVTAQNLHTFLGAAKFTHRKAEEEHQVGVSTGLAWTEVGGDVLPTEVTVLKGKGKLILTGQLGDVMRESAQAGMSYIRSRAEELNIESDFYENQDIHIHLPEGAIPKDGPSAGITMATAVVSALTGRKVRSDVAMTGEITLRGRVLPIGGLKEKVLAAHRMGIKTIILPKENKRDMDEIPANVKRNLEFILVDHMDEVLECALVKEDE